One part of the Quercus lobata isolate SW786 chromosome 7, ValleyOak3.0 Primary Assembly, whole genome shotgun sequence genome encodes these proteins:
- the LOC115951262 gene encoding probable purple acid phosphatase 20 isoform X2 produces the protein MAVRGLGLFLVSTGLAFNGFLGNLQTYNRPPARPNFFVQQPENLNSASPQQVHISLVGEDKMRISWITDSSTPATIEYTTTSGAQGTSVTGTTSSYDYLTYKSGEIHEVVIGPLNPNTVYYYRCGSDSAPELSFKTPPAQFPINFAVVGDLGQTDWTQSTLQHIAQSNYDMLLLPGDLSYADFIQPLWDSFGRLVEPLASQRPWMVTQGNHEIEKIPLIHKETFTAYNARWRMPFEESGSDSNLYYSFDVAGVHVIMLGSYTDFGPTSSQYSWLQADLGKIDRNKTPWTVVLIHAPWYNTNTAHQGEKESIDMKASMEKLLYQARVDVVFAGHVHAYERFTRVYNGNTDNCAPVYINIGDGGNREGLASKYQNPKLEISLFREASFGHGELNIVNSTNALWTWHRNDDDEAVTSDSLWLTSLSSESACKVQN, from the exons ATGGCTGTGCGAGGGCTGGGGTTGTTTCTGGTATCCACTGGCCTAGCCTTCAATGGATTCTTGGGCAATCTACAAACGTACAATCGCCCGCCGGCTCGGCCCAATTTCTTTGTGCAACAACCGGAAAATCTTAATTCTGCTTCTCCACAGCAG GTGCATATATCTTTAGTTGGCGAAGACAAAATGAGGATTTCATGGATTACTGATAGCTCAACCCCAGCAACAATAGAATATACAACAACTTCTGGGGCACAAGGAACTTCTGTAACTGGGACTACATCTTCATATGATTACTTGACGTACAAGTCTGGTGAAATTCATGAAGTAGTAATTGGTCCATTAAACCCTAATACTGTTTACTACTACCGTTGCGGCTCGGATTCAGCCCCCGAGCTCAGTTTCAAAACTCCACCAGCTCAATTTCCAATTAATTTTGCCGTTGTAG GTGATCTTGGACAGACAGATTGGACCCAGTCAACCCTTCAACACATAGCACAGTCAAATTATGACATGCTGCTATTGCCAGGAGATTTATCATATGCCGATTTCATCCAGCCTCTTTGGGACTCATTTGGGAGGCTTGTGGAGCCATTGGCTAGCCAGAGGCCTTGGATGGTGACCCAAGGCAACCACGAGATTGAGAAGATCCCACTAATTCACAAAGAAACCTTCACAGCCTATAATGCAAGATGGCGCATGCCATTTGAAGAGAGTggctcagactcaaacctatactATTCTTTCGATGTAGCTGGGGTACATGTTATCATGTTGGGTTCGTACACAGACTTTGGTCCTACTTCTTCACAGTATAGTTGGTTACAGGCGGACTTGGGGAAGATTGATAGGAATAAAACTCCTTGGACCGTAGTGCTTATTCATGCACCATGGTACAATACCAATACTGCTCATCAAGGTGAGAAAGAGTCGATTGACATGAAGGCATCCATggaaaagttactttatcaagCTCGTGTGGATGTTGTTTTTGCTGGACATGTACATGCTTATGAACGCTTT ACTCGAGTTTACAATGGGAATACTGACAATTGTGCTCCAGTGTATATCAACATTGGTGATGGGGGAAACCGTGAAGGCCTTGCTAGCAA GTATCAAAATCCAAAGCTTGAAATATCCCTTTTCAGGGAAGCAAGCTTTGGGCATGGGGAACTCAACATTGTGAATTCAACCAATGCTCTCTGGACATGGCACagaaatgatgatgatgaggctGTTACTAGTGACTCACTCTGGTTGACAAGCCTATCATCTGAATCTGCTTGTAAAGTGCAAaactaa
- the LOC115951262 gene encoding probable purple acid phosphatase 20 isoform X1 has product MDLRELRLVLTFAVALAFAGSIGGVYSYNRPPMRKDLIVRHLEDLDDSSPQQVHISLVGEDKMRISWITDSSTPATIEYTTTSGAQGTSVTGTTSSYDYLTYKSGEIHEVVIGPLNPNTVYYYRCGSDSAPELSFKTPPAQFPINFAVVGDLGQTDWTQSTLQHIAQSNYDMLLLPGDLSYADFIQPLWDSFGRLVEPLASQRPWMVTQGNHEIEKIPLIHKETFTAYNARWRMPFEESGSDSNLYYSFDVAGVHVIMLGSYTDFGPTSSQYSWLQADLGKIDRNKTPWTVVLIHAPWYNTNTAHQGEKESIDMKASMEKLLYQARVDVVFAGHVHAYERFTRVYNGNTDNCAPVYINIGDGGNREGLASKYQNPKLEISLFREASFGHGELNIVNSTNALWTWHRNDDDEAVTSDSLWLTSLSSESACKVQN; this is encoded by the exons ATGGATTTGCGAGAGTTGAGACTAGTTCTAACATTTGCAGTGGCCTTGGCCTTTGCTGGATCCATTGGTGGCGTTTATTCATACAATCGCCCACCTATGCGCAAGGACCTCATTGTTCGTCACTTGGAAGATCTTGATGATTCTTCTCCACAACAG GTGCATATATCTTTAGTTGGCGAAGACAAAATGAGGATTTCATGGATTACTGATAGCTCAACCCCAGCAACAATAGAATATACAACAACTTCTGGGGCACAAGGAACTTCTGTAACTGGGACTACATCTTCATATGATTACTTGACGTACAAGTCTGGTGAAATTCATGAAGTAGTAATTGGTCCATTAAACCCTAATACTGTTTACTACTACCGTTGCGGCTCGGATTCAGCCCCCGAGCTCAGTTTCAAAACTCCACCAGCTCAATTTCCAATTAATTTTGCCGTTGTAG GTGATCTTGGACAGACAGATTGGACCCAGTCAACCCTTCAACACATAGCACAGTCAAATTATGACATGCTGCTATTGCCAGGAGATTTATCATATGCCGATTTCATCCAGCCTCTTTGGGACTCATTTGGGAGGCTTGTGGAGCCATTGGCTAGCCAGAGGCCTTGGATGGTGACCCAAGGCAACCACGAGATTGAGAAGATCCCACTAATTCACAAAGAAACCTTCACAGCCTATAATGCAAGATGGCGCATGCCATTTGAAGAGAGTggctcagactcaaacctatactATTCTTTCGATGTAGCTGGGGTACATGTTATCATGTTGGGTTCGTACACAGACTTTGGTCCTACTTCTTCACAGTATAGTTGGTTACAGGCGGACTTGGGGAAGATTGATAGGAATAAAACTCCTTGGACCGTAGTGCTTATTCATGCACCATGGTACAATACCAATACTGCTCATCAAGGTGAGAAAGAGTCGATTGACATGAAGGCATCCATggaaaagttactttatcaagCTCGTGTGGATGTTGTTTTTGCTGGACATGTACATGCTTATGAACGCTTT ACTCGAGTTTACAATGGGAATACTGACAATTGTGCTCCAGTGTATATCAACATTGGTGATGGGGGAAACCGTGAAGGCCTTGCTAGCAA GTATCAAAATCCAAAGCTTGAAATATCCCTTTTCAGGGAAGCAAGCTTTGGGCATGGGGAACTCAACATTGTGAATTCAACCAATGCTCTCTGGACATGGCACagaaatgatgatgatgaggctGTTACTAGTGACTCACTCTGGTTGACAAGCCTATCATCTGAATCTGCTTGTAAAGTGCAAaactaa